The Coregonus clupeaformis isolate EN_2021a chromosome 13, ASM2061545v1, whole genome shotgun sequence genome includes a region encoding these proteins:
- the LOC123492230 gene encoding torsin-1A-interacting protein 2-like has product MDTIHLGRHLQTTQPSEPVTLMLTAGSRAKRTLHCQAQRLASAFSSSLNGSVFHIDEVSKADQDGDRVKRDIDGQLQKAFEWDQPVAVIHHFDDLPPGSTLIFYRYCDPENASYKKALLIFTVLLEEKEKLPASLIDVEEMVKDYLQKRFLDSNYPAAYNMLDLDKFSGLWSRISHLVLPVALELRIEPQNNLKSFSQILHSSAIIIII; this is encoded by the exons ATGGA TACGATCCACCTGGGGAGGCACCTCCAGACGACCCAGCCCTCAGAGCCGGTCACCTTGATGCTGACAGCGGGCAGCAGGGCGAAGAGGACACTGCACTGCCAGGCCCAGCGCCTGGCCTccgccttctcctcctccctcaatGGCTCTGTCTTCCACATCGACGAGGTCAGCAAGGCCGACCAGGACGGCGACAGAGTCAAGCGGGACATCGACGGCCAGCTGCAAAAAGCCTTTGAGTGGGACCagcctgtggccgtcatccaccATTTCGATGATCTGCCCCCAGGCTCCACACTGATCTTCTACCGCTACTGCGACCCCGAGAACGCCTCCTACAAGAAAGCATTGCTCATTTTCACCGTGCTTCTAGAGGAGAAGGAAAAGCTGCCAGCCAGTCTGATCGATGTGGAGGAAATGGTGAAAGACTACCTCCAGAAGAGGTTCCTCGACTCCAACTACCCAGCTGCCTACAACATGTTAGACCTGGACAAGTTCAGTGGACTATGGAGCCGCATCTCCCACCTTGTCCTGCCGGTGGCACTAGAGTTGAGGATAGAACCACAAAACAACCTGAAATCTTTTTCACAGATTCTTCATAGTAGTGCAATTATTATCATCAtatag